A single window of Vanessa atalanta chromosome 27, ilVanAtal1.2, whole genome shotgun sequence DNA harbors:
- the LOC125074436 gene encoding chorion class B protein PC10-like: MFKSVLLVCAQALLIQSIAGQYIGAGCGGAPYGLVGGCGCGVAAIPASSGGGLGVASASPIPPNGVSVLSENAIEGPLAVAGALPFLGTVALEGILPTAGAGAVNYGCGNGAVAILEELAPAGLAGPLGYGLGPYGAIDGYGIGGLAGPYRAGCGCGALI, encoded by the coding sequence TCTATCGCTGGACAGTACATCGGAGCTGGATGTGGCGGTGCTCCCTACGGTCTCGTCGGTGGTTGTGGTTGCGGAGTTGCTGCTATCCCTGCCTCTAGCGGTGGTGGTCTCGGTGTCGCCAGTGCTTCTCCTATCCCACCAAACGGAGTGTCTGTGCTCTCAGAAAACGCTATCGAAGGACCTCTCGCAGTCGCCGGTGCTCTACCGTTCTTGGGAACCGTCGCTCTGGAAGGTATTCTGCCAACTGCTGGTGCTGGTGCAGTCAACTACGGATGTGGCAATGGAGCCGTCGCCATTTTGGAGGAACTCGCTCCCGCTGGACTTGCTGGCCCACTCGGCTACGGCCTTGGTCCTTACGGCGCTATTGACGGCTACGGCATCGGTGGCCTAGCTGGACCTTACCGTGCTGGTTGCGGCTGTGGTGCCCTCatctaa